ACAATCTGGGTGAGATTGTGTGTACGGGGATTGTTCCTAAGTCGGTATCTGGCAACTCAACGACAATCTGTCGCGCATGAAAATGTGGGTCGTGCTCGATGTCGGACATGTCGTAAATTGGACCAACAGTCACCCCGTTCTTCTGAAAAAGGTCGAGGCATTCCTGTTGGTTGAGCGTGAGTATAAAGGAGGCGATCATTCGATCCAGTTCAACCACATTGTGTAGTCGGTTTTCATTCGTTGAAAAGCGAGGATCGGTGATGAGCTCCGGCCGGTTGATCGCTCGAAAGATCTTTTCAGCCATCTTTTGCGTCGAACCGGAGAGGCATATCCAGTGCTCATCCAATGTGCGGTAGACATTACGCGGAGCACTGTTGGTTGAACGGCTTCCTGTACGAGGTTTAACGACTCTAGTCAGCCGGTGGTTCGCAGCCTGTGCACCTAGTATGGAAAACAAGGGGTCTAGCAGCGGGATGTCTATTACCTGGCCTTCACCGTGATTAACCTCGACATGCCGTAGTGCCGACAAAATTCCGATCGCTCCATAAAGACCTGCAGTCATATCACCGAGATAGATGGGCGGCAGTACAGGCTCGCGGTCAGCGAAGCCGTTCATTGAAGCGAACCCAGACATGCCTTCTACAAGAGTGCCGAAGCCGGGGCGCTCAGCGTAAGGGCCGGTTTGTCCCCAGCCCGATATGCGTGCCAGTACAAGTTTGGGGTTAGCGGCGAACAACGTCATTGGGGCGAGGTTCATTTTTTCGAGAGTCCCTGGACGGAAGCTTTCAACCATTACGTGAGCCTCGGTGGTGAGGCGAAGCAGTATGTCTCGAGAGCCTTCATCGCGCAGGTTGAGACAAAGACTGCGCTTATTGCGGCTGTAGGTCTTCCATGC
This Tunturibacter gelidoferens DNA region includes the following protein-coding sequences:
- a CDS encoding CaiB/BaiF CoA transferase family protein, yielding MFNRIEFTSGPGGPLHGIRILDLSRLVAGNTLTMVLADLGADVIKIEPPGGDTLREWRVAGVETAWKTYSRNKRSLCLNLRDEGSRDILLRLTTEAHVMVESFRPGTLEKMNLAPMTLFAANPKLVLARISGWGQTGPYAERPGFGTLVEGMSGFASMNGFADREPVLPPIYLGDMTAGLYGAIGILSALRHVEVNHGEGQVIDIPLLDPLFSILGAQAANHRLTRVVKPRTGSRSTNSAPRNVYRTLDEHWICLSGSTQKMAEKIFRAINRPELITDPRFSTNENRLHNVVELDRMIASFILTLNQQECLDLFQKNGVTVGPIYDMSDIEHDPHFHARQIVVELPDTDLGTIPVHTISPRLSATPGRFRRAAPHLGEDTHDVLGEIGYTDSAIAGFISSGLVKMPDKPEKR